In one Anas platyrhynchos isolate ZD024472 breed Pekin duck chromosome 8, IASCAAS_PekinDuck_T2T, whole genome shotgun sequence genomic region, the following are encoded:
- the TAL1 gene encoding T-cell acute lymphocytic leukemia protein 1 isoform X2: MTMDRPPAPPPPSDPRDARPPRRHDSEAEPTTEPDGSRGGMEAPPEPQLLLNGAAKEAGRPSPGPPAAAAVPVIELVRRGGSLDIKSREAAGEAMQRAPGSEPCRAAEAACEARMVQLSPPALPLQPPGRAMLYNLGQPLGAIGSGFFGEPDSFSMYGGNRVKRRPSPYEMEINDGPHTKVVRRIFTNSRERWRQQNVNGAFAELRKLIPTHPPDKKLSKNEILRLAMKYINFLAKLLNDQEEEGNQRGKGNKDSGIVQEDLLQDMLSPNSSCGSSLDGAASPDSFTEEHEALDSKHTRGLHHAILPVEGNAQR; the protein is encoded by the exons AT GACGATGGACaggccgcccgccccgccgccccccagtGACCCCCGCGATGCCCGCCCCCCCCGGCGGCACGACTCGGAAGCGGAGCCCACGACCGAGCCCGACGGCAGCCGGGGGGGCATGGAGGCGCCGCCggagccccagctgctgctcaaTGGGGCGGCCAAGGAGGCGGGCCGGCCCTCCCCCgggccccccgccgccgccgccgtgcccGTCATCGAGCTGGTGCGCCGGGGGGGCTCCCTGGACATAAAAAgccgggaggcggcgggggaggCGATGCAGAGAGCGCCGGGctccgagccgtgccgagccgccGAAGCCGCCTGCGAAGCCCGCATGGTGCAGCTGAGCCCCCCCGCGCtcccgctgcagccccccggcaGGGCCATGCTCTACAACCTGGGGCAGCCGCTGGGAGCCATCGGCAG CGGGTTTTTCGGCGAGCCCGACTCCTTCTCCATGTACGGCGGCAACCGGGTGAAGAGGAGGCCCTCGCCCTACGAGATGGAGATCAACGACG GTCCTCACACGAAAGTGGTTCGCCGCATCTTTACCAACAGCCGGGAGAGGTGGAGGCAGCAGAACGTGAACGGAGCCTTCGCCGAGCTCCGCAAGCTCATCCCCACTCACCCGCCCGACAAAAAGCTGAGCAAGAACGAGATCCTGCGCCTGGCCATGAAATACATCAACTTCCTGGCCAAGCTGCTCAACGaccaggaggaagaaggaaaccAAAGGGGCAAAGGGAACAAAGACTCGGGGATCGTCCAGGAAGACCTCCTGCAGGATATGTTGTCTCCTAACTCCAGCTGTGGGAGCTCTTTAGATGGCGCGGCGAGCCCGGACAGCTTCACGGAAGAGCACGAGGCGCTGGACTCGAAGCACACGCGGGGCCTGCACCACGCCATCCTCCCCGTAGAAGGCAACGCGCAGCGGTGA
- the TAL1 gene encoding T-cell acute lymphocytic leukemia protein 1 isoform X1, protein MKSKWTMDRPPAPPPPSDPRDARPPRRHDSEAEPTTEPDGSRGGMEAPPEPQLLLNGAAKEAGRPSPGPPAAAAVPVIELVRRGGSLDIKSREAAGEAMQRAPGSEPCRAAEAACEARMVQLSPPALPLQPPGRAMLYNLGQPLGAIGSGFFGEPDSFSMYGGNRVKRRPSPYEMEINDGPHTKVVRRIFTNSRERWRQQNVNGAFAELRKLIPTHPPDKKLSKNEILRLAMKYINFLAKLLNDQEEEGNQRGKGNKDSGIVQEDLLQDMLSPNSSCGSSLDGAASPDSFTEEHEALDSKHTRGLHHAILPVEGNAQR, encoded by the exons ATGAAAAGCAAATG GACGATGGACaggccgcccgccccgccgccccccagtGACCCCCGCGATGCCCGCCCCCCCCGGCGGCACGACTCGGAAGCGGAGCCCACGACCGAGCCCGACGGCAGCCGGGGGGGCATGGAGGCGCCGCCggagccccagctgctgctcaaTGGGGCGGCCAAGGAGGCGGGCCGGCCCTCCCCCgggccccccgccgccgccgccgtgcccGTCATCGAGCTGGTGCGCCGGGGGGGCTCCCTGGACATAAAAAgccgggaggcggcgggggaggCGATGCAGAGAGCGCCGGGctccgagccgtgccgagccgccGAAGCCGCCTGCGAAGCCCGCATGGTGCAGCTGAGCCCCCCCGCGCtcccgctgcagccccccggcaGGGCCATGCTCTACAACCTGGGGCAGCCGCTGGGAGCCATCGGCAG CGGGTTTTTCGGCGAGCCCGACTCCTTCTCCATGTACGGCGGCAACCGGGTGAAGAGGAGGCCCTCGCCCTACGAGATGGAGATCAACGACG GTCCTCACACGAAAGTGGTTCGCCGCATCTTTACCAACAGCCGGGAGAGGTGGAGGCAGCAGAACGTGAACGGAGCCTTCGCCGAGCTCCGCAAGCTCATCCCCACTCACCCGCCCGACAAAAAGCTGAGCAAGAACGAGATCCTGCGCCTGGCCATGAAATACATCAACTTCCTGGCCAAGCTGCTCAACGaccaggaggaagaaggaaaccAAAGGGGCAAAGGGAACAAAGACTCGGGGATCGTCCAGGAAGACCTCCTGCAGGATATGTTGTCTCCTAACTCCAGCTGTGGGAGCTCTTTAGATGGCGCGGCGAGCCCGGACAGCTTCACGGAAGAGCACGAGGCGCTGGACTCGAAGCACACGCGGGGCCTGCACCACGCCATCCTCCCCGTAGAAGGCAACGCGCAGCGGTGA